The following proteins come from a genomic window of Brevibacillus antibioticus:
- a CDS encoding NAD(P)-dependent oxidoreductase translates to MGHMALPVSERIIGFVGTGVMGKSMANHFLQAGYTVLVYTRTKEKAADLLAAGAIWKEQVSELAKEANVIITMVGYPSDVEEVYLGADGIVANAKPGTYLIDMTTSKPSLAKHIYEEAKKHELYSLDAPVSGGDVGAREARLTIMVGGDQEVFEAMKPVFTIMGTNVVLQGGPGAGQHTKMCNQICIATNMIGVCEAIAYAKKAGLDPEKVLTSIGAGAAGSWSLSNLAPRMIAGNFAPGFYVKHFIKDMGIALEAAEEMGLLTPGLALSKSLYEELAANGEADSGTQALLKWFEGE, encoded by the coding sequence GTGGGTCACATGGCTTTACCTGTAAGTGAAAGAATCATTGGATTTGTAGGAACGGGTGTCATGGGGAAAAGCATGGCAAACCATTTTCTGCAAGCAGGATATACAGTGCTGGTGTACACGCGTACAAAGGAAAAAGCGGCAGATTTGCTGGCAGCCGGCGCGATTTGGAAGGAACAGGTCAGTGAGCTGGCAAAAGAGGCAAACGTCATCATTACTATGGTCGGCTATCCATCTGATGTCGAGGAAGTGTATCTCGGCGCGGATGGAATTGTGGCAAATGCGAAGCCGGGCACTTATTTGATCGATATGACGACATCAAAGCCGTCGCTGGCGAAACATATTTATGAGGAAGCCAAAAAGCATGAGCTGTATTCCCTGGATGCGCCTGTCTCCGGTGGAGATGTTGGGGCACGTGAAGCGCGACTGACCATCATGGTTGGCGGTGATCAGGAAGTATTTGAGGCGATGAAGCCCGTGTTTACGATCATGGGGACAAACGTCGTGTTGCAGGGGGGACCAGGTGCAGGTCAGCATACCAAAATGTGCAACCAGATTTGCATTGCGACGAACATGATCGGTGTGTGTGAAGCGATCGCGTATGCGAAAAAAGCAGGTCTGGACCCGGAGAAAGTGCTGACGAGCATTGGAGCGGGTGCGGCAGGCAGCTGGTCGCTGTCGAATCTGGCGCCGCGCATGATCGCGGGCAACTTCGCCCCTGGCTTTTACGTCAAACATTTTATCAAGGACATGGGAATCGCATTGGAAGCAGCGGAGGAAATGGGGCTGCTGACACCAGGACTCGCCCTCTCCAAATCGCTCTATGAAGAACTGGCAGCAAACGGCGAGGCTGATAGCGGCACACAAGCTTTGCTCAAATGGTTTGAGGGAGAATAA
- a CDS encoding AI-2E family transporter, with translation MNFFAAALQKPDVRRFGILALFCLLLYSLGSMLNMVLLTFLVTYLMNRLHQYITRLTHKVVPIHPKLILIFLYMLLTFLLVVGGMKAIPALIHQTGQLFHSIEEVYHQNQNNEFAPYLMSVVGKLDMKGIVQGSLDFLAVVRNVGFNVFLAIILSLFFLLGKDNVVTFTAQFRTSKLSWLYSEIAYFSQKFILTFGKVIETQLLIALFNTTFTVIGLWIMGFPNLLGLAIMVFILGLIPVAGVAISLIPLSAIAFSVGGIPTVVYLLVFIMLIHALEAYVLNPRLMATKTHLPIFYTFVVLIFSEHFFGVWGLIVGIPSFVFLLDILEVKKMEQPPTKNRSVPKDIQVNT, from the coding sequence ATGAATTTCTTTGCTGCCGCCTTGCAAAAGCCGGATGTAAGACGATTTGGGATTTTGGCGTTGTTTTGTTTGTTGCTTTACTCCTTGGGAAGTATGCTGAACATGGTTTTGCTAACCTTTTTAGTTACCTATTTAATGAATCGGCTGCATCAATACATCACGCGACTCACACACAAAGTCGTACCGATCCATCCCAAGCTGATTCTCATTTTTCTCTATATGTTGCTGACGTTCTTACTCGTTGTGGGTGGGATGAAAGCCATTCCTGCTCTGATTCATCAAACCGGACAATTGTTCCATTCCATCGAGGAAGTATACCATCAAAATCAGAACAATGAGTTTGCCCCCTATCTTATGTCTGTTGTTGGGAAGCTAGATATGAAGGGCATCGTTCAAGGCAGCCTTGATTTTCTCGCAGTGGTCAGAAACGTTGGGTTCAATGTCTTTCTGGCGATTATTCTGAGTTTGTTTTTCCTGCTCGGCAAAGACAATGTCGTTACGTTTACCGCTCAATTTCGCACGAGCAAATTATCCTGGCTATACAGCGAAATCGCCTACTTCAGCCAAAAATTCATCCTGACCTTTGGCAAAGTAATCGAAACACAGCTGTTGATCGCCTTATTCAATACGACCTTCACCGTCATCGGTCTATGGATCATGGGCTTTCCGAATCTATTGGGACTCGCGATCATGGTCTTCATCCTGGGGCTCATTCCGGTTGCAGGTGTCGCCATCTCATTGATTCCGCTCAGTGCCATCGCTTTTAGCGTTGGTGGTATCCCAACCGTTGTTTATTTGCTCGTTTTCATCATGTTGATTCATGCGCTTGAGGCATATGTGTTGAATCCTCGCCTGATGGCGACGAAGACTCACTTGCCGATTTTCTACACGTTTGTCGTTCTGATCTTTTCCGAGCATTTCTTTGGAGTATGGGGACTGATTGTTGGGATTCCATCCTTTGTTTTCTTGCTGGACATCTTAGAAGTGAAGAAAATGGAACAGCCCCCTACCAAAAATAGATCCGTTCCAAAAGATATACAAGTCAACACGTGA
- a CDS encoding WG repeat-containing protein: MNIKTKTASLVTAVILGASTWTSSVHAATFSQIQPYTTDYKIGFTDGNKLVTQAIYDDFERSSQNMIVTKGGKKGILDARTGKEITPAIWDYIDIPESKNIAIVQKGGWFQYIDLKTNKLSTMKFAGAHPYYLSNEQGTAIMFLGKSSMVIHVDGKVLIPPVAGKLTMVQLVAPDQTENKEAEKKRYFVATTPKELIMYDPASGKKLFALPKAELIPNEGGPDTAYLKVRSGGKEGLIDRNGMYVLEPKYNALYIWNNGYFQVIGPKGQGLWKDGRMLAEPIYNEVGFEHNNPDVYYTVSGDVITYYSRSKGTSHPLKKGAQYLHGSYVLGQDPKTNLYGVLQVGGETVIPFAYPRVEGPPAARLLVRSDGKKAILPGWGKEVKEPDFWFDSYVTLGSYSMLSIKDGNKIGLYSEDEGLVLSPVENRVIRHEGVTGEVLVTEPDGRVLRYSISGKQIEAGNPNLLSDNLTKKYEPGKGEMIVDRKTNQPISKLYQYVYMDSDTNLIVAMDRDWADLYTPEGKLLTTEIKVAVWKSGNDGPPLTLIKVADSVYTMGVRAGNVGMAMIKVDDGQLQAVSDFVYRDANQMIVQNQKIVMTARLDGTQDGWAQEGNQLVSKLTSVKGFHTESYFDRVLIQSATGWDVYSPQLLRLSTGDYQSMKYMHVYDLKTGAIAYQDKKTGLYGLMSLEGKVLTAAKYEAILPTSKVFPQVWSEADVQTPYVFTTKDQFGYLSQGGQEQFATRFLTKKPVISYSPITFQSFTVYSDMMRQRPLELIDFGKPYSWPAGGNSESHFFANLALYLNLPKDAGKQAVLAELVSKGIVKADENRSVMSDEDMFRVAYFMATGKTSQAMTTPQVMEWAQKRGIVPVREGMSYYMTMNLYAEYQHILITELMRSLKGKKVLKPKVLTTASLSEAQQQMLATALIVNGKPANQLRVPLPQAEWQKAIEGLVNQYNKQAAQLFAAYEAKL, encoded by the coding sequence ATGAACATAAAAACAAAAACCGCGAGTCTGGTTACCGCGGTCATACTCGGGGCAAGTACGTGGACTTCTTCTGTCCATGCGGCTACGTTTTCCCAGATTCAGCCGTATACAACAGACTACAAAATCGGTTTTACGGACGGTAACAAGCTGGTCACACAGGCCATTTATGATGATTTTGAGCGATCTTCCCAAAACATGATCGTAACAAAGGGCGGTAAAAAAGGAATTCTCGACGCGCGGACAGGGAAAGAAATAACTCCCGCGATTTGGGATTATATCGACATTCCGGAGTCCAAAAATATCGCGATTGTTCAAAAAGGCGGCTGGTTCCAATATATCGATTTGAAGACGAACAAGCTATCGACCATGAAGTTTGCTGGGGCGCATCCGTATTATTTATCCAATGAGCAGGGGACAGCGATTATGTTCTTGGGAAAATCATCGATGGTGATCCATGTAGATGGAAAGGTGCTGATTCCGCCAGTTGCAGGCAAGCTGACGATGGTACAGCTCGTTGCTCCTGATCAGACGGAAAATAAAGAGGCGGAGAAAAAGCGTTATTTCGTCGCGACTACTCCCAAAGAGCTCATCATGTACGATCCTGCTTCCGGCAAAAAGCTGTTTGCACTGCCAAAAGCAGAATTGATTCCAAACGAAGGCGGTCCTGACACTGCATATCTCAAGGTGCGATCCGGTGGAAAAGAAGGCTTGATTGATCGCAATGGCATGTACGTACTCGAGCCGAAATACAATGCGCTCTATATTTGGAACAATGGATACTTTCAGGTGATCGGACCCAAGGGACAAGGGCTGTGGAAGGATGGACGGATGCTGGCAGAGCCCATTTACAATGAAGTCGGGTTCGAGCATAACAATCCTGATGTGTACTACACGGTTTCTGGAGATGTCATCACGTATTATTCCAGGTCTAAAGGTACGTCGCATCCATTGAAAAAAGGAGCCCAGTACTTGCATGGCAGCTACGTGTTGGGACAGGACCCGAAAACAAATCTGTACGGTGTCCTCCAAGTCGGGGGAGAGACGGTCATCCCCTTTGCGTATCCGCGGGTAGAAGGTCCGCCAGCGGCGCGCTTGCTCGTCCGCAGCGATGGGAAAAAGGCGATCCTCCCAGGCTGGGGAAAAGAAGTCAAGGAGCCAGATTTTTGGTTCGACTCGTATGTAACGCTGGGCAGCTACAGCATGCTTAGCATAAAGGATGGAAACAAAATCGGACTTTATTCTGAAGATGAAGGCTTGGTCCTGTCTCCTGTTGAGAATCGAGTCATTCGCCACGAGGGAGTAACGGGGGAGGTGCTGGTGACAGAGCCGGATGGAAGGGTGCTGCGATACAGCATTAGTGGGAAACAAATAGAAGCTGGCAATCCCAATCTGTTGTCCGATAATTTGACGAAAAAGTATGAGCCGGGAAAAGGCGAGATGATTGTGGACCGCAAGACGAACCAACCGATCAGCAAGCTCTACCAATATGTTTATATGGATTCCGATACAAATCTCATCGTTGCAATGGATCGCGATTGGGCGGATCTTTATACCCCTGAGGGCAAGCTGTTGACTACGGAGATCAAAGTCGCGGTGTGGAAGTCAGGCAACGACGGACCGCCTCTTACCTTGATCAAAGTTGCTGATTCCGTATACACGATGGGTGTGAGAGCGGGGAATGTCGGAATGGCGATGATCAAGGTCGATGACGGTCAACTCCAGGCCGTGAGCGATTTTGTGTATCGTGATGCAAACCAAATGATAGTACAAAATCAAAAGATCGTGATGACAGCACGGTTGGATGGCACGCAGGATGGATGGGCGCAAGAAGGGAACCAGCTCGTAAGCAAGCTCACTAGCGTGAAAGGCTTTCACACGGAATCTTATTTTGATCGGGTATTGATTCAATCAGCTACAGGATGGGATGTCTATTCACCACAGTTGCTCCGCTTAAGCACGGGCGATTATCAGTCTATGAAGTATATGCACGTATATGATCTCAAGACGGGTGCCATTGCCTACCAGGACAAGAAGACGGGATTGTACGGCCTTATGTCGCTGGAAGGAAAGGTGCTGACAGCGGCCAAATATGAGGCGATTTTGCCAACAAGCAAAGTATTCCCACAAGTGTGGAGCGAGGCAGACGTTCAGACGCCTTATGTATTCACGACCAAAGACCAGTTCGGTTATCTCAGTCAAGGTGGTCAAGAGCAGTTTGCGACAAGATTCCTGACGAAAAAACCAGTGATCTCCTATAGTCCGATCACATTCCAATCGTTTACGGTCTACTCGGATATGATGCGACAACGCCCGCTTGAGCTGATCGATTTCGGCAAACCGTATAGCTGGCCAGCTGGTGGCAACAGCGAGAGCCATTTTTTTGCCAATCTGGCGCTTTATTTGAATCTGCCGAAGGATGCAGGCAAGCAGGCGGTACTTGCTGAGCTGGTGTCCAAGGGAATCGTCAAGGCAGATGAGAACCGCTCTGTTATGAGTGATGAGGATATGTTCCGAGTGGCTTATTTCATGGCGACAGGCAAAACAAGCCAAGCGATGACGACGCCACAGGTGATGGAGTGGGCACAGAAGCGGGGAATTGTGCCGGTGCGAGAGGGAATGAGCTACTATATGACGATGAATTTGTACGCGGAGTATCAGCACATCTTGATAACAGAGCTCATGCGTTCCCTAAAAGGAAAAAAAGTACTCAAGCCAAAGGTGTTAACGACGGCTTCACTCAGTGAAGCACAACAGCAAATGCTCGCAACAGCACTGATCGTGAATGGAAAGCCGGCCAATCAACTGCGAGTGCCGCTCCCACAAGCCGAGTGGCAAAAAGCCATTGAAGGCTTGGTCAACCAGTACAACAAGCAAGCGGCTCAATTGTTTGCGGCCTATGAAGCGAAGCTATGA
- a CDS encoding GNAT family N-acetyltransferase, translating into MMITVEKVSIQDAASLFQFEVRNRVFFEKSVPSRGDAYYQYDHFLRGLQALLDEQAQGISFFGLIKNSQGDILGRMNLVDIEKDEGIGHLGYRVGEDTAGKGVASQALKLFLEEHAPHLNVRMICAKTTPDNISSQKVLLKNGFEPYDMESETPDDFLHYRLCVV; encoded by the coding sequence ATGATGATTACTGTCGAAAAAGTAAGCATACAAGATGCAGCCAGCTTGTTTCAATTTGAAGTGCGCAATCGCGTTTTTTTTGAAAAATCGGTTCCCAGCAGGGGAGACGCTTACTACCAATATGACCATTTTTTACGAGGTCTGCAAGCCTTGCTCGACGAGCAGGCGCAAGGAATCTCGTTTTTTGGTCTCATCAAAAACAGCCAGGGTGACATCTTGGGCAGAATGAATTTGGTAGACATCGAGAAAGACGAAGGAATCGGACATCTCGGTTATCGAGTCGGGGAGGATACTGCTGGAAAAGGAGTGGCTTCACAGGCACTGAAGCTCTTTTTAGAGGAGCATGCTCCCCACTTGAATGTCAGAATGATCTGTGCGAAAACAACACCGGATAACATCTCTTCGCAAAAAGTGTTGTTGAAAAATGGATTCGAACCCTATGACATGGAGTCGGAAACACCGGATGACTTTCTCCACTATCGCTTGTGCGTTGTCTAA
- a CDS encoding acyl-CoA thioesterase: MTIQRFVRESRTFKASHVLPPDTNNHNTLFGGKLMAHIDDVASISAMKHARGPVVTASTDSVDFLQPIRVDNEVALEAFVTWTHNTSMEVFVKIVAEDLLTGVRCVCATSFLTFVAIGEDGRPTPVPKIVPETEEEVFLHNGADERAAARKIRRKNNKHLADMLGTRRPWEPLLNNP; this comes from the coding sequence ATGACGATTCAACGTTTTGTTCGGGAGTCGCGCACGTTCAAGGCAAGCCATGTGCTGCCCCCGGATACGAATAATCACAACACGCTGTTCGGCGGCAAGCTGATGGCGCATATCGATGATGTTGCATCGATCTCTGCCATGAAGCATGCCCGGGGGCCGGTTGTGACCGCCTCGACAGATTCCGTCGACTTTTTGCAGCCGATCCGGGTGGACAATGAGGTTGCACTCGAAGCCTTCGTCACATGGACGCATAACACGTCGATGGAGGTATTCGTCAAAATTGTTGCGGAGGATTTGCTAACGGGCGTACGATGCGTCTGTGCCACATCATTTCTCACGTTTGTAGCGATTGGCGAGGATGGGCGACCTACCCCCGTGCCCAAGATCGTTCCTGAGACGGAAGAAGAAGTATTCCTGCACAATGGTGCTGACGAGCGTGCTGCGGCACGAAAAATCAGGCGCAAGAATAACAAGCATCTCGCGGATATGCTCGGAACGAGACGTCCGTGGGAGCCATTACTGAACAACCCGTAA
- a CDS encoding GNAT family N-acetyltransferase produces MQGNGENIYVRLVQESDAQSLLALEVRNRDFFQNFTGTREETFYTLEGQIDRIKSAMALKEEDRGYAFVIVKKGQDEIIGEVILSEVVRVNLQSCWIGYFLDKEHNGKGYMTEAVKLVVDYAFDTLGLHRLEAGVMPHNIGSIKVLLKAGFHKEGIAKKNVKINGRWEDHQTLAIVKEEQTDKVKPMVQRKNPSTVAPPMGPYTHLTVVPKGADLLVLSGQIGMDLHGELPTDMKEQVENTLQNILRNFESESVTADHIIKINIWATEQMDWEHFNQVWEKFHGGTPPAMTMSYVPALAVPSLKVEIEAWAAKW; encoded by the coding sequence ATGCAAGGAAACGGAGAGAACATTTACGTAAGACTGGTACAGGAATCGGATGCACAGAGCCTCTTGGCGCTTGAAGTGAGAAACAGAGACTTCTTTCAAAACTTCACAGGGACGAGAGAAGAGACGTTTTACACGCTGGAAGGACAAATCGACAGGATCAAGAGCGCGATGGCATTAAAAGAAGAAGACAGAGGATATGCTTTTGTCATCGTAAAAAAAGGACAGGATGAAATCATTGGGGAAGTCATCCTTTCAGAGGTCGTAAGAGTTAATCTGCAAAGCTGCTGGATCGGCTACTTCCTGGACAAAGAGCATAATGGAAAAGGCTACATGACGGAAGCCGTAAAGCTCGTCGTTGACTATGCCTTCGATACATTAGGTCTTCACCGTTTGGAAGCAGGAGTGATGCCTCATAATATAGGCTCGATCAAGGTGCTGCTAAAAGCTGGTTTCCACAAGGAAGGGATTGCCAAGAAAAACGTGAAAATCAATGGGCGGTGGGAAGATCATCAAACACTGGCGATTGTCAAAGAAGAACAAACAGACAAGGTGAAGCCCATGGTCCAACGCAAAAATCCCAGTACAGTTGCTCCGCCGATGGGACCTTATACACATCTGACGGTCGTTCCAAAAGGAGCCGATTTGCTCGTGCTTTCTGGGCAAATAGGAATGGACCTTCATGGAGAGTTGCCGACAGATATGAAAGAACAAGTAGAAAACACGTTACAAAACATACTGCGCAATTTTGAAAGTGAGTCAGTAACTGCGGACCATATCATCAAAATCAATATATGGGCAACCGAGCAAATGGATTGGGAGCATTTTAATCAGGTGTGGGAAAAGTTCCACGGGGGGACACCGCCAGCGATGACCATGTCTTACGTCCCGGCATTGGCAGTCCCTTCTCTCAAAGTGGAGATAGAAGCTTGGGCAGCGAAATGGTAG
- the spoIIP gene encoding stage II sporulation protein P: MLLRVNVSLLAVFFLILLMPLSIARAATHVEVAVDQLNIRSEPGTTTQIVATLQKATRLPITKQQKDWTQVKLPNGNTGWVNNKYVKMIEVPQIKYVKSNVDMLNVRAEPNATSQILQIIDKNGVFLQMKKQGEWAQIKLSNQTNGWVKASYLTETTAPAPAPKPAPVPAPAPVPVPTPAPTPIPDQTTMPVPPPPVLPSNTGSGFGQGTIVLTESYEVYSQPDILGTVIGQIHGGMTINHYGFANGWYTINFNGTYAYIFKPIEQTGAVAPQPSPTPGAPAPAPIPTPAPVKELQVRVKNPDSNIRNGPTTEHAIIGTVQPGQVFPVVQTVGDWYLIRLADNSTAYIAGWIVEKIQPAGTLPPTGATYEYNSGMIGNEKVYIYHTHNRESWRNVARNQQGSSVDDPEINITLVGKRLGELLQARGISAMASQDDFAQRLREQNKSYSMSYSESYKAVAAAAATSPHLQYIFDIHRDSDEPRSKVAITINGKTYSRMLFVIGTANPNHLANKKLAEELNARLEASYPGLSRGIILKGSNQGNGVYNQSISGGALLLEFGGTNNTLEEGYNTAEAFVEVFGNYLIESQIAFN, encoded by the coding sequence TTGCTTTTACGAGTAAATGTCAGCTTGCTAGCTGTTTTCTTCCTAATTTTGCTGATGCCTCTGTCCATTGCGCGAGCGGCCACCCATGTAGAAGTGGCGGTCGATCAGTTAAATATTCGAAGCGAGCCAGGTACGACTACGCAGATTGTCGCAACACTCCAAAAAGCGACGCGGTTGCCAATCACCAAGCAGCAAAAAGATTGGACCCAGGTAAAGCTGCCGAACGGCAATACTGGATGGGTCAATAATAAGTATGTGAAAATGATAGAAGTTCCACAGATCAAATATGTCAAAAGCAATGTGGACATGCTGAATGTTCGGGCAGAACCAAATGCCACTTCACAGATTTTGCAGATCATCGACAAAAACGGTGTGTTTTTGCAAATGAAAAAGCAAGGGGAATGGGCACAAATTAAGCTGTCTAATCAAACGAACGGCTGGGTGAAAGCCAGTTACTTGACGGAGACAACGGCACCGGCACCGGCACCAAAACCAGCCCCGGTTCCAGCGCCTGCTCCGGTACCAGTACCAACTCCGGCACCAACGCCAATCCCTGACCAGACAACAATGCCAGTCCCGCCCCCTCCTGTACTCCCATCCAATACAGGGAGTGGATTCGGACAAGGGACAATTGTATTAACGGAAAGCTATGAAGTTTATTCTCAGCCAGATATTCTTGGTACTGTTATTGGTCAAATCCATGGCGGGATGACAATCAACCATTACGGATTTGCAAATGGCTGGTATACCATCAACTTTAATGGTACCTATGCCTATATTTTCAAACCAATTGAACAGACTGGGGCCGTTGCGCCGCAACCGAGTCCAACACCGGGGGCACCTGCGCCAGCACCAATTCCAACGCCCGCTCCGGTAAAAGAACTACAGGTTCGCGTCAAAAATCCTGATTCTAACATCCGCAACGGTCCTACAACCGAGCATGCCATAATCGGAACCGTTCAACCCGGACAAGTATTCCCGGTTGTCCAAACAGTAGGAGACTGGTACCTCATCAGGCTGGCAGACAATTCGACCGCCTATATCGCGGGGTGGATCGTAGAGAAGATTCAACCAGCTGGTACTCTGCCACCGACAGGAGCAACGTACGAGTACAACAGTGGGATGATTGGAAACGAGAAAGTGTATATCTATCACACCCATAACCGTGAGTCTTGGCGAAATGTTGCACGGAACCAACAAGGGAGCTCGGTAGATGATCCTGAGATCAACATCACGCTTGTTGGGAAAAGGCTGGGTGAGCTGTTGCAAGCAAGAGGCATTTCGGCAATGGCGAGCCAGGACGATTTCGCTCAGAGATTGAGGGAACAAAATAAAAGCTATTCGATGTCTTATTCCGAGTCGTATAAGGCGGTAGCGGCAGCGGCTGCAACCAGTCCGCACTTGCAGTACATTTTCGATATTCATCGGGACAGTGATGAGCCACGCAGCAAGGTAGCGATCACGATCAATGGTAAAACCTATTCCCGGATGCTGTTTGTAATCGGAACAGCGAACCCGAACCATCTGGCGAACAAAAAGCTGGCGGAAGAGCTGAACGCCCGTCTGGAAGCCTCTTATCCCGGTTTGTCTCGGGGGATTATCTTGAAAGGTTCGAATCAAGGGAACGGGGTGTATAATCAGTCCATTTCCGGAGGAGCTCTGCTTTTGGAATTCGGTGGTACGAACAACACCTTGGAAGAAGGCTATAATACAGCAGAAGCTTTTGTCGAAGTCTTTGGGAATTACCTGATCGAATCTCAAATCGCATTCAACTAG
- a CDS encoding pentapeptide repeat-containing protein: MATHQEHIQSTTDNSRRHLRGDCESCFGLCCVALPFAASSDFAIKKDAGKPCSNLQAEFRCGVHTKLRDIGFRGCTVYDCFGAGQKVSQVTYGGQDWRKEPGSAKQMYEVFPIVWQLHELLWYITEALNKQAAQSLHPALKEALEETQSLTDRGPEDILKLDVALHRAKVNELLLRTSELVRKDALAKYKGGKQGKSYGRGADLIGAKLKGTDLRGAQLRGAYLIAADLRGADLRGADIIGADFRDTDVSGANLTETLFLTQVQLNAAKGDASTKLPPSFTRPPHWAK, from the coding sequence ATGGCTACGCATCAAGAACACATCCAATCGACTACTGATAACAGTCGCCGCCACCTTCGTGGTGACTGTGAAAGCTGCTTTGGCTTGTGCTGTGTGGCATTGCCCTTTGCTGCTTCCTCTGACTTTGCCATCAAGAAAGACGCAGGCAAGCCCTGTAGTAACTTACAGGCAGAATTCCGGTGTGGTGTTCACACAAAGCTGAGAGACATCGGCTTTCGCGGTTGTACTGTCTACGATTGCTTTGGAGCTGGTCAAAAGGTGTCTCAAGTCACTTATGGCGGCCAAGATTGGCGTAAAGAACCCGGATCAGCAAAGCAAATGTACGAAGTATTTCCGATCGTGTGGCAGCTTCATGAGCTGCTCTGGTATATAACAGAGGCGTTGAACAAGCAAGCTGCCCAGTCCCTTCATCCTGCATTAAAGGAAGCTTTGGAGGAGACACAGAGCCTCACTGATCGTGGTCCTGAGGATATTCTGAAGCTGGATGTTGCTTTACATCGAGCAAAGGTAAACGAACTATTGCTGCGGACAAGTGAACTGGTACGCAAAGACGCGCTTGCCAAGTACAAAGGGGGCAAGCAAGGAAAATCCTACGGCCGAGGCGCTGATCTCATCGGTGCCAAGCTCAAAGGCACTGATTTACGGGGAGCCCAATTGCGCGGCGCTTATTTGATTGCTGCTGATCTGAGAGGAGCAGATTTGCGGGGAGCTGACATCATTGGTGCAGATTTTCGCGATACAGATGTGAGCGGAGCGAACTTGACGGAGACGTTGTTTCTCACGCAGGTTCAGCTCAATGCAGCGAAGGGAGATGCAAGCACCAAGCTGCCACCTTCTTTCACGCGTCCACCGCACTGGGCTAAATAA
- a CDS encoding sigma-70 family RNA polymerase sigma factor: protein MEIAQVNTGICQNEENDRYAESMSTETFAQIYGAYYKRVYKYICYRINNHYAAEEICSHVFEMVISKYSSFSPDKSNFEVWLFAIARNAVTDYFRLQKKRISFSLDSILNLVLPKSSPEDIVIRDDHHQALFQALAKLSDKERNIIAMKYAAGLKNAEIAELLGVSGSNIGVVLYRCLKKLQMELQKGGFRYEE from the coding sequence TTGGAGATTGCCCAAGTAAACACAGGCATCTGCCAAAACGAAGAAAACGATAGATATGCAGAAAGCATGTCGACCGAAACGTTTGCCCAAATTTATGGTGCGTACTATAAGCGCGTCTACAAATATATTTGCTATCGGATCAACAATCACTATGCCGCAGAAGAAATATGTAGCCATGTGTTTGAAATGGTAATTTCAAAATACAGCAGCTTCTCGCCGGATAAATCAAACTTTGAGGTCTGGTTGTTTGCGATCGCCAGAAACGCAGTGACAGATTACTTCCGCTTACAGAAGAAAAGGATCAGCTTTTCATTGGATTCGATTCTGAATCTGGTCTTGCCGAAGTCGTCACCGGAGGACATCGTGATCCGCGACGATCATCATCAAGCCTTATTTCAAGCTCTGGCGAAGCTGAGTGACAAGGAGCGAAATATCATCGCCATGAAATATGCGGCTGGTCTTAAAAACGCAGAAATTGCAGAACTTCTTGGTGTCAGTGGTTCAAATATTGGGGTCGTGCTCTACAGATGCTTGAAAAAGCTGCAGATGGAATTGCAAAAAGGGGGCTTCCGTTATGAAGAGTGA